The Anas acuta chromosome Z, bAnaAcu1.1, whole genome shotgun sequence DNA window atacatACTTCAAGGTTCTACTACTTCTGTATAAACTAGACAGTCCCTCAAAACTGTAACACTTTGAACTGCAGTACTCCAAACAATTTAAGATGTCTTCCAAAACATAGACTGTTTAGTGGTAAATCCTAAACTGTGCAGACTGTAGGTTTATGCAACAACAGCTGCCTTAGGAAAGTTAAGTTACACAATTATGTTACTCTTCAAGTTGTGGACAAACCTCATCAGAATACAACAGCCAAAAATGCATCTGTTTAAGCCAGTCAGTTTAAAGCACACAGACACCTCTGGCAGTATAATTACTTCTTGTAAGGTAGCCATGGCCTATAATTTTGCAACAGCATCCAAGTGTAGGTCTTCATACTTTACTCGTGTTAAGTCCCTTGTGCTAGCTTCCACCAAGATGAACTTGCTGTTTTGTAAACTGAAGTGCTCTAGTTTAGTATCACATGAGAGAAGgttccatttaaaaaacatcCTTGTATGTTTGTGCAGTTTAAATTAAAGAAGCCCATCCCTGCctttataagaaagaaaatgctacaTTGCGCAGGGATCAGGATCGGTACCTGTAAACATTGTTATTCCACTGCATTTGTGACAGCAAAAGTAACTTAGACTAAAAAGCCACTCCAATCAGTTCAGAACTTCTGTGCTGGTTTTGAAATGGTGGCCTCTGTCtacaggctttaaaaaaaaaaaatattgaagcaGAGCTTAAAGCTGCACCACAGAGTTCTCTTAGTCCCAAACTCTGCCAGACATCCTATGACATTTCCACATTTATGgactgaaaaaagaaattactcttgATAAATCAAGATAATAGTTCTATACATACAAAGACATCACTGATGTCATAATGTTCAAACTTCCAGTGAAAGACTAAGCAAACCTGATAGCTCCCATCAAGTTTACTACTACTGCATAAAGTACCCACTGTTTGTTTCGTTTTCCACAGTCATTCTGAGTGAAGAGCAGTATGTTGGTGAAGAGTGTGGGTGTTGATAAAACCGTTTGTCTCATTTGGAGATAGACTACTGAAGTCAGCCACTGAAACAGCCATTTTGGCACTGGTAATATGGTGTGTATGGTTCTCAAAGTCCACACCAAGGTTATTTACAGAGACATCATTCATGAAGGATTCTGGGACAGCAATTCCCATTTTCAATCTCTTTGCAGGTCTTTCTGTATCCTCACTGCACATGTTCATTGGGTTTAGCTCTGAATGATAAAAGCCAGtctcaaataaattaaaacaatcacTTTCACCATTGCTTGGCAAGTTAAGCAACTCTTCTGTTCCAACAGGCACATGATTAACTGGTGCTCGGGGTAAGCTGTCCATAGGAGGAAAGGCATCGTCCAGGCAGTTCACATCTGGAGCATGGCAGACTGTAGCTACGCTATTTGTCAATGCTGGAAAAACAGATGAAcacaaatgtaaatgaaatagtAGTTTATGTAGTCACAACAgttaagagttttgtttttcttgatttaCCTGTCAACTCATTGGCAGTGATGGAGTTCAGAATGCTTAGCTGTTGATCAGGAATGGTTTCTGCTCGATTATTAGATGTTAAGGCTGGAGCGTGCACTGCTCCACCAAGGGCTTCTGCTTCATCTACCAAACGATCCATGTAGTCCCTAAAAGAATATTACAACCACAATGGGTTATTTAACATGAAATCAAAGCCTAGAATTAtgacaaaatttaattttagttgCCATAGGCACAGCAGCATTACACTGCaaggatgggagaaaaaaaaaaatcttctacaTTTAGGATTTGCAATAGAATACATATTCCAGCATTATACTTACGTAACTCCTGGATGATGGTTATATCTCTTCTTTCCAAATCTTGTTTGCTGAGCAAAATAATCGTAACGTTCTGACTTCTTCCACATGTAATAGAAAGCCACACACTCAGCAACTGTTCTGGTTCTCACctaaaaaaaggcaagaaggaCTGACAAGATTAATGCACAGATATTTTGTCATCTCTGCAGTTCCCATACCCCTGCAATATTGTTAGATTTATTACCCCAGTATCTGGAATAAACAAATTCAGTTACAGACTCTAAAGAGATCCAAAGTTTCATGTAACTGTTATGTCAGGTTCTACTGTATTACATTGTTGTATGTTCTTTTTCACAGATTGAAACTGTATCTATATCTAAAACATTTCAGTTCATAAACCAtgtaacaatttttaaattgtaagACTGTGAGACAGGctcttggaaggaaaaaactCATCAGATCATGACCTGGGAGTAGTGAGCCAGAAAAGACAATGGGTACTGATTTCTTTTGGGAAAATCAGGAACTGTTGAGGTTTGAAAACACATATGCACAACAGtatgtttaaacaaaacaaaatttttgtCTTGTTGAGAAGGCATTAAGGACTCCAAAGACTCATTTTGATGTATATTAACCTGAAATCTGACAAACACATCAgtctcataaagaaaaaaaaaatctcaagatGGTATCAAAACATAAAGGAAGTACACAGAAAGTTTGGAAGTGTCCatattgatatatatttttgatcAAAAAATATCCAATCCTTATTCTTCAAGCACAAAGGAGTTAATCAGAAGCAATCCAGATCAAGATTATAATTCCTTCAGTTAGCCAGAAAACACAAACCTGATAGATGAGTATAGTAccttctgaaaacacaaaaagctaAGCCTGCGTTTGTACAATTACACCTTTCTTGTGataaaaagaaagttaagaTGTGTTTTCCCTTCCCACAGCCACAGTATGCGGGTTTTACACTTTAGGAGAGACCAGCATTTTAACTAAAACAtaatataaatgcataaatagaAGCGATGTCAGTGCAAGTCAATTTCAGAGACAGTACATCAACTCATTTAGCTTTTTCAGTGACGTCTGAGGTAAACTTAGCACAAAAATGCCCAACTGGTTGCCGTACTTTGGTTCTTATTTCACATTTCTGCATGACTTTGGACAAATGTATTGCTCTTAGAAATTTCCAGCATCATACCAGTTCTTCCATTTAATTGTAAAACACTAaccttgtttttctgtatgaGATGGAAGTCTTTTCCATAAATC harbors:
- the MIER3 gene encoding mesoderm induction early response protein 3 isoform X3 — translated: MPLEDLLAFYGYEPTIPVIAGSSADSSPSELADELPDMTLDKEEIAKDLLSGDDEETQSSADDLTPSVTSHEATDFFPRPLRSNTTCDGDKESDGEDVEADNGNSSEDLRKEIMVGSQYQAEIPPYLGRYSDEEKAYENEDHLLWKPDVISENKVKEYLFETSLRTGNEKMIGRIPEGLHTRDNEQALYELLKSSHNIKEAIERYCSNGKASQEEMTAWTEEECRSFEHALLIYGKDFHLIQKNKVRTRTVAECVAFYYMWKKSERYDYFAQQTRFGKKRYNHHPGVTDYMDRLVDEAEALGGAVHAPALTSNNRAETIPDQQLSILNSITANELTALTNSVATVCHAPDVNCLDDAFPPMDSLPRAPVNHVPVGTEELLNLPSNGESDCFNLFETGFYHSELNPMNMCSEDTERPAKRLKMGIAVPESFMNDVSVNNLGVDFENHTHHITSAKMAVSVADFSSLSPNETNGFINTHTLHQHTALHSE